Below is a genomic region from Ziziphus jujuba cultivar Dongzao chromosome 7, ASM3175591v1.
AGCGCTATTACAAGCCAAAGTCTAACTGCTGTTTAGATGTCTGCATAACCATATGTCAAATGGGGTAAGGGTTTGCAAAGAAAATAGTAATCatggaaaagaaataataaaatcaccacaaaatttttaaattaataataatcaacacaaaaaaaaaaaaatatatatatatatatatatatgtatattccaCATAATCTACCcagatagaaaataaaaagggaaaaaatacaaataaatgaaCACAATGGGTTTACAAGGCTGACACAAACAAGAAGCAAAACACTTATGGTTTTTCACCTCAAATAGAGAGGGAGTAGAGGCCTACCGCTTGCAGTATCTCAAGGACACGTGAATCTTTCAATTTCCAAGGAAGATCTTTTGCAAGGGCCTGCAACCGCATAATCCTTCCTTGTTAGCAGAGAAGAGAGGAAACTATTTTTGGTAAGAATAATTACTCAATAGAAGTGGCCATATTCTAATACCAAGCTAAACATCAGAGGGAGAAAAGTTAACCTGTCTCATTTCTTCAAGACTAATAGAACCATTTTTATCAACATCAATCGCATTAAATTGATCTTTGAGATCAGAAATCTCCACCTCATCCAGTGTGCTAGCCAATGCCTGCAAGGAAATCAATTATTTAGAAAggatgaataattaaaaaagcatTGTCCCTCTGACTTTAAAAAGCTATAACAAAATTGTCTTACCCTTAAAGCAAACTGTTTCAATCGACTGTACTTCACAAATTGCCGCATGTTACTCAGAACAGAAATATCAATAGGGATCTCCGATGCATCACCTCCTTCTTTAACCCATGGGTGCGCTGAAAAAGTGGAAACAAATTATGAGTTAAACCCAAAAACATATTTTAGAAACATGATGTAGGCAGTGGATGCCAGCAAGATTCTAAAACTGTTAAGAAAAACCAAGGACCATCACTAGCTAAAAATTgcacatttatttaatttttgccaGAATAATCAATAATCATCATCTATTTCTACTAGGATAAGAATTAGGAACATACAAAGAGCCTGAGCAGCAGTTAGCCTTGCCCGAGGATCCTTCACTAATAACTTCTTTACAAAATCTTTAGCACTGTTACTTATGCTCGGCCATGGCTTGCGACGAAAATCAGGCTTATTCTTTAAAACctgaaaaatttaagaaaaggtAAAGTTTACTAAAAGAAATTGCAGGAGACTAGGAGTTTATAGAAAAAGGGGTGAAAACATATACAATAATCAGGGGACAAAAGATAACAACTTAATATACTTTAGGAAATGAAAAGGCAGCAAATGGAGATTAAAGTGGGGGCAAAATTCCTAGCTTCCTATCATGTATTATGGaaaaggaattgtaaaagtgTTAACAAATTGTgaaggaaaattgaaaaaataatgttaatcCACAGAAAGTCAGAAACAAAGGGAATAAAATGAAGAATGTACTACACCTCCTTAAATATACCATCCTCAGTCTTATCCCAAAACGGTCGCCTCCCACAAAGCAAAATATAGGTGATTACACCAATACTCCAGACATCTGATTCAGGCCCCGACTTACGTCTCAATACTTCAGGAGCAACATAGTATGCACTGCCTACTATATCTTGGAACTTCTTTCCtgcatattatataaaataaagcattAAATGTTTCATGCATGCATCACACAGAAACACCAGTCACAAGATAAAATAATGTAGAACTACAGGACCCTAATGAGAGCCAATTAATGTGGTCAAACCATTAAAATAGCAACACTTCTGGTGGCAGAAAAAGCAGAGACAgctaaaaaaatcttatatgaTGTTCACATGATAGAAGATATACCCACCCGGTTTTATGAAGTCTGACAATCCAAAATCTGTAGCCTTCAAAGATGAATCCTCTCGGCTTGActtgaaaagaaaattctaCAAACGACAATGAAATGTAAAGGAACTATGTTTAGAAGAATGGCTCCTATGGCATTATGGTAAAACTGAACCTCCTAATAGTGAAATTTGGAGATACCTCTGGCTTCATGTCACGGTGCACCAGGCCATGTAAATGACATTCCGCTGCAACCTTGAGCATCTGCCGTACAACTACAGCTGCATCTTTCTCAGTATATCGGCTATCCTTCCTGGTTTGAGTGATGCAAGTAGAAGTAAATAATTGtcctaaatacaaaaatattaactgGATGACAATTTTTTGGTGATTATTGCTACAGTAAATTGGGTCTGCAAAAGGATATATACTATTGCAAAGAATAATTATATTCATCCAGAACGAAAGATTCTTACTTGGCCAAGATACGATCCAGCAATTCACCACCCTCGCATAACCTAATAAGCAGAACAAatgtattaagaaaaaaaaattatcttgaaAATACAAAGCTCAAAAAAAGCAGAAAAAGGATGTGTTCGAGCAGAAACAAATAAAGAACGCACTAGTCTTGAAACGGAGCTTCGGAAGCAAGACTTACTCcataactatatatacataataatcaTCCTCAAATGCATTATGGAAGTGAACCACATTCTCGTGGCCGGTAAGTTGTTGCAATATCTTGACCTCTCTTTTAACGTCCTCGACAGCAATAGGAAGAATCATCTACCACCAAATTCaaggaatttttaattttaaacataattaaaaatcTTCCAACCCAGAACCGTAGCAAATCAAAACAGGGAAGTGAAATAACTACCCACCATCTATCAGGGacgaaaattgaaaattaacaaataaataaacaaaaacagaaaaaagggcGCCaacaggaagaagaagaagaaaaacggACATAAAGGCAATGATGTGATTGCATCCTTTAATATTCAAAGCTTGAACATAAATCATAAAAACCTTGGTTAGGAAACTGGGGAATCTGCAAGAGAATCGCTAGACTTTTGGGATTAAACCACCGTTAGCAAAAATGTCAATTCATGACTTTGAAGTTTCCAGCACCGAAATGAGAAATTTTCCTCTGCAATCCCATTCAGCCATTCTTCCAAACCCCATCAATAAGAAAATATCTCGCTTAAAATCCAAAGCAATACCAAAACGAAAGAGAAACCAAGGAACTTCAACAACCCAGGTTCataataaatcaatgaaatCCCAAAAGCCAAGAAATTTCCGACCCAGAAAAGGAAATATCAACCCAAAGACACAGAACCCGATTGagaaaaatgagagagagagagagagagagaaggggatTAGAAGAAAACCATGCAATACCTTATTCTTCTCAATCCTCTTGACCGCAACTCGATCCCCATTAGCCTTATCGGTCGCAACATAAGTATACCCAAACTGTCCATGTCCTAACAATTTCCCAATCGTGTAGCGCTTGTCAAAATCTTTAGCGTATCCAAAATCGGTGCGCTTCCCGCATGGGATCGCCCCGCCCCGCCTCGTGTTGTGCTTATCTTTGTTATTAAGCTGCTGGGAATTCCTATTATTCTTGTAGGTctcatttcttttattgttattatgttGATGCTGCGACGATTCTTGTCTGTTTGCCGCGACTTTTGTCGTCGGCGTCGTTTGTTGTGAAACAGCAGCTTTCCGATTATGATTGatggtggaggtggtggtggtcgtcgtggaggtggtggtggttgtGGTTGTGTTGCTGTTCGAACCACTGACTTTATGTGACGATAAACAAGCACCCATGATTTGCCCCCaccaaaagaggaaaaaaaaaaaaaaaaaggatattgtttaGAGGTTCAGAGGTTCTTAGGGAACAAACCCATTAACCAAATTCTAATAAATACTGGGCAATCATATATAAAACATTTGGATTCAGAGTCTGTGTTTGATGTGGATCACAGAAGAGGAAAAGGAAATGCCGAAGCAGATAGGAGGAAGAAGGCAAGAAAGAGAGGGCGCGGTGGTCAAAAGAGACTTTTGAAGACTCGTGtgtaatgaaaaaagaaaaaaacaaattaaaatataaaaatataaaaattaaataaataaaaataaaaaatggaaagagaaaaagcccaAAGGGCAGGGAAGGTCGTGGTGGTGCAGAAGCTCTCTCCCAAAgtctacaatttttatttttatttttttttttgggggggggggggggtgggctTTGGGATGgaatttttacttttacaaAATTTCCATACTGCAAAATCTAATAATGAGATTTTTAAACCatgtgttaattatattttttgtttttaagtttcatAACTTGATGGTTTAACTAATTACCTTTTTGTTTCTAAATtactgttttatttttctgattttGCTTTTACATTTTGGTTAGgtggttttctctttttgttttttttttttaatttggaaatGTCACGTGTTTTTCCTCGTGGTTTGTTTTACACAAAAATGGTGCAAATGTAAAACAATTCCAATCCAAACAAAATTACCAAcaaattttctttgttaaccAAAATTCCATTATGAATAGCTAAATATTTGTCATTAGTTGTTTGGTAACATCATTACTCTCTATTTTATTTAaggttatggaaaaaaaaatttatatgtccATAACCAAacaataacctttttttttttttttttttggtgaataaacaaTTAACTTTTTCGTGAGTGATGTAGCCATCATGCTTACATCACctatttttataagaaaatatttagtcatggtgtttgataatttttattgtcactctttatgatattatttattCAGCCTTTTTTCTAGTGGACAAAAGGTTAATGCCAACACATTTTAAAGACTAAAATTAATGTATTTAGATATAAAGTATAAGAATTATTGCAACGGTATCtaccaataaaacaaaaagaattattGCAAAAGTTGTTATTGTCAATTGCAAATGGTGGAAGCCTTTATATGAAATTGTTTCtgtcaaatttattaattttctctttgtattatatatttaatcattaaGGTACGAAGAtttgaaaacccaaaaaaaataagtttGCTACTAGATtgtttccaatatatatatatatatatatatatatcataacttTTGAAATATAATGAATATGGTTTTAACACAAATATCTAGTATTTCTTACGCCGTCCGCAGCGGCAGCATTCATACTTGTATCttataaaatgaagaaaaatatagttttattttaataataatatttgaataaaatcaaaatatataccaTATGGCAAACATGAGAAGTAGTAAAATTAATCACAAAAGTTTTTTCTTccgcaaatatatatatatatatatatatatacactaaaaaACTATAATTGTCTAATTTGTGGATCCAATTatagtataaataaatattgatttaaacaCGTGAATGAAATATTTGCTAAAAACAATATAGATTCGCATGCCTGTGcagtatataattttaaatgaaactTCTAAAACAAATAGTGAATAAAACGTTTTATGAACCcgtaaacctttttttttcccccttaaaaaagaaacaacaaatGTATCAAATACATTATCTAAagtcataaattttttaaaaaaaatataaaaggaagCTCCACTTCTGAAATGCTTCGAAATCCATCCAGTTGGTGGGACAAAATTGTCCACACGGCCACTTTTTGTTAGtgaaaaccaatattttttttattttataatattattgggTTTGCTTTTCTTGTAATTATTTGATGTCATAGACCGCAAAGCAAATTAATCAGAAAGCTGTCAATTTAAAATGTGAGTGCATTAATGAAGAATTCACAAGTCAGATATCAAACTTCTAAGTGCTGACTTGGTCTTTGGAAATATCAAAAAAGAAGTCAAATTTTAAAGGCTTATGTCACTTCCTATGCCATCAACCACGTTAATCCAAGAAATGCATTTACTTTCGATGACCATGAGTGTCCATATGACTCTTTTGTATTTGCAATGTTAAGTTGTAGTGGTTTTATTATCCAGTCAAAATATTGTAGTACTGTACAAGATTCAATTATTCCAAAGTTGGTTAATAAGGGATCAAAATAATTTAGTTCAATCCACCAAAATCTAGCATCTTAAATACCGTTTTATgtttataattacaataaattatgtgctgtggaattatttttaagtggtttcgccataatattttaatttttctccttaaaaataacattgaaataattaacatattattttgttattatcctctttgtatattttttatgagCAAGTGAAATGactagttgtttttttttattttttaaagtaattatattttttgacaTGGTTAACAAAGGTTAGGTATTGAAACAAATTGCATTTTCttcttacatta
It encodes:
- the LOC107424366 gene encoding calcium-dependent protein kinase 28 isoform X1; this translates as MGACLSSHKVSGSNSNTTTTTTTSTTTTTTSTINHNRKAAVSQQTTPTTKVAANRQESSQHQHNNNKRNETYKNNRNSQQLNNKDKHNTRRGGAIPCGKRTDFGYAKDFDKRYTIGKLLGHGQFGYTYVATDKANGDRVAVKRIEKNKMILPIAVEDVKREVKILQQLTGHENVVHFHNAFEDDYYVYIVMELCEGGELLDRILAKKDSRYTEKDAAVVVRQMLKVAAECHLHGLVHRDMKPENFLFKSSREDSSLKATDFGLSDFIKPGKKFQDIVGSAYYVAPEVLRRKSGPESDVWSIGVITYILLCGRRPFWDKTEDGIFKEVLKNKPDFRRKPWPSISNSAKDFVKKLLVKDPRARLTAAQALSHPWVKEGGDASEIPIDISVLSNMRQFVKYSRLKQFALRALASTLDEVEISDLKDQFNAIDVDKNGSISLEEMRQALAKDLPWKLKDSRVLEILQAIDCNTDGLVDFTEFVAATLHVHQLEEHDSEKWQQRSQAAFEKFDVDKDGYITPEELRLHTGLRGSIDPLLEEADIDKDGKISLSEFRRLLRTASIGSRNVTSPSCHRNSRKTLM
- the LOC107424366 gene encoding calcium-dependent protein kinase 28 isoform X2, with the protein product MILPIAVEDVKREVKILQQLTGHENVVHFHNAFEDDYYVYIVMELCEGGELLDRILAKKDSRYTEKDAAVVVRQMLKVAAECHLHGLVHRDMKPENFLFKSSREDSSLKATDFGLSDFIKPGKKFQDIVGSAYYVAPEVLRRKSGPESDVWSIGVITYILLCGRRPFWDKTEDGIFKEVLKNKPDFRRKPWPSISNSAKDFVKKLLVKDPRARLTAAQALSHPWVKEGGDASEIPIDISVLSNMRQFVKYSRLKQFALRALASTLDEVEISDLKDQFNAIDVDKNGSISLEEMRQALAKDLPWKLKDSRVLEILQAIDCNTDGLVDFTEFVAATLHVHQLEEHDSEKWQQRSQAAFEKFDVDKDGYITPEELRLHTGLRGSIDPLLEEADIDKDGKISLSEFRRLLRTASIGSRNVTSPSCHRNSRKTLM